A stretch of DNA from Cottoperca gobio chromosome 18, fCotGob3.1, whole genome shotgun sequence:
CAGAATTATTATCAGTAtcacaaatacatattatatggATCAATCCTTTCGAAATTGTTgggtttaatttattttattttattaaataacataCAAACAGCACAATATGGGACTTTTCCCTATAAATAAAGCCATAAATCAAAGATgtccttaaaataaataaataaaatgaaatattatatcaataaaatgaaatgcaaaagtAAAGACGGGGAATCCAAGCTGCGTTCACGTGACTTCTTGTAACAGCTGGGgagaaactgaaacaaaaaaatgagaaaaggcagcttcatttcattcactgCTCATTCTGAGTGCagactgcagacacagagaagaagctgaaacaaaatgactacacAAGGTCAGGACCAGAAAAGATACGACCCCAAAGACACGACTCTGAAGTTTGTCAACAGACAGGATGATCTGGATCCAATGCGTAAGCACCAACAACTTCACTTTGTTGATTTGTTGAACAGAGGGAGATGTGAGGCATTATATTCTGAATTTTTCTCTACAGGAAGGCAGGTGTGATCCTCCATGTTGGATGTGCAGTACTGTATATAAGTGACTGTGATGTTGAGTTCAATGTCTGCTCTTGTTGTGCCCCTCAGCTCCAGAGGAGGGAGACGAGACTCTCCGAGCAGAGATGTCCTGCGGTCATGCCGTCACCCCAGAGTCTCTCACTGGGTGGTGTCGCAGCCTGCTGGATCAGGTACTTTCCACCATTTCATTTACAGAGCACGAAGGTGTGTTTTAGAAACATATTTCTGACTCTGCATTTCACCGCCAATAAAAATAGAGCCCTTTTTGACAACTTTTTAAAACTACCATGTTTAATTTTTGACGCACATATTACCCTTTAAATAAGCATTTGGCAAACTAACTTCCTAATACCTATATCACTTTCATGcatgttatttttttgtttcattcttGCCAATTAAGAAATGAAAACAGGACTTTTCTACAGCGTCATGTCCTCTGTGTGCAACTGACTTTTAGAATGATGtcgatttattatttttgaattacACCTTTCTTAGCTTTCTTACGTAAAGGATGCTCAACTCCACATCTTCGACTGGCAATATAACATAATGTGTCCTTTTTAATTTCAGGGCCAGTACAAATTTAAGTGCCCTGCTTTAAAGGACGGCACCTTGAAGAAGTGTGAGAAAGAGTGGTCTTATCAAGAGGTGCGCAGGCTGGCGGTGCTGCAAGCTGAAGAGATGCAGTACTTTGAAGAGAACATGGCCCGTCTGGCTGCCTCGGAATACTGTGATTACAAAACAGTGAGTGTCCTGGTGTTGTGTCTTCCTTCACTTAAAAGTcccatagtgtaaaacatgttactGTACAGGTTATGCAAACGAGATACaacatattaataatgatgtgagacatgtatcaatcttctcatctaactgtcGACAGGAAAGCCAATAAGATTTCCAGatctcccaaaatgttgaacttttcctttaatGACTATGCTCACATCCTTCCCAACAGTGTCCTGGGTGTAAAACCTATGTGGAGCGAGAGGACCCGACCAACCTCAGTGTGCGGTGCACAGTCTGCGTAGCAGACAAGAAGACACTTTACGAGTTCTGCTGGCAGTGTATGAAGCAGTGGAAAGGTGCGGCTCCGCGCTCTGACCGCTGCGACAACGACGGCTGCATCAACCACGACCTCGAGCTCCTGAAGAACTGCAAGACCAGCGTCCTCCAGCAGGTGGAAGGTCTCAAGCCGTGTCCCTCCATCCGGGCCTGTCCCACCTGTGGTCAGAGGGTGGAGCACGACAAATTGGGCTGTAAGAACATCATCTGTCCTCGCTGTCTGGTTGAGTTCTGCTTTGTGTGTCTGAAGCTCACTCCTAAATGCCTGGAGACGAGCTCTTACTTCATACAGTGCAGTGATGGCGTCGCTCCCAGACAAACCTCCATACCTGTGTGGCGCAGAAACTAAGAGGGGACCTGCACACATTCAGTCCTCGTGATATAGCTTACTGCCTTCCTCTATCATGCTATCTTTTACTTTTCCTGTTAGATTTCATTGTAAGATTGCCACCGAAACCAAACGTGTAGAGCATTCACAATATCTGCTGTGTTTCCTCATAATGTTGCATACTGTACCATTTGTAACGTTGCCACTGAAGGCTGCTTCCTTAGAATGGATCTTTGTCCAATAATAGTTCATCAGTAATAAATGTGTCACTAAATAAAGGTACCTTTAACATGACATGAATGCAgaatgtgtatttattgttaaaCAGGTGCATGTATGTGAATAGATTTCCTATAGAGGAGCTGTAGCCGGTCAATCCCAAAATAACACTGAACAGTCTGATGAGAAGTCTttattatacataatacattgtttattatttaacaaaGTCATAAGAAATGACGAAGAAGAAATGGACTCACTCGAGTTAACTGTTGAGCACAGCTCTGGTGTgctattaaaatattaaatgattattaaagTAGAGAACGTGGTCCACATCCCCACGTTGGAGTATACGCATGATGCTGGTGGACTGGTGCAGGCTTCCATAGTCAGAAAGCAGGGTGGTATCTTCCAGATGTCGGCCTGAGAAGCTCAGTCGCTGGTCCGATGctacaacatgcacacacaggaacacacacgcAGAGTTTAAACTCGGCACTGAGAACATTTctccaaaataaaaatcaacaatAATtcttaaaaagtcattttttgtCAAAGGCAGAGGCTCCTTTCAGTGGTTGCCATGTCATGTGTGAAAAAAGCTGAACAGTTAGTTCATCCATCACAGTTTGACATACTCAAATATACACTATTTCAAGAATTCTAACCACATATCACTTAAATATACAGATGTTCATCACCTCCATGGCTCTCTTGTGTCCCTGCTCTTTGCAGCCTTTCTTCTATCTCTGGGACTTGTAGTTTTTCCCCCCTTTATCACAGTTTGCGATGTCGCCGGTTTGCCGCTCCAATCCGCAGTCACAACATGCTGCTttttctccttgtctctcttcAAACTGTCTGATGTTCTGCATAGGTTTGGAGAATTGTTACGCCCAATGGGTTCACGCATGCTTAATGGCCTCTGCAAGTGTCCTGTCATGTATGCAGGTGAAGAAGATGAGGAAACATGAAATGACTTTACATCAGAATCACGCTCACGTGCACTGAGAGCAGCCTCTCTTTGTTTACTCTTTCCTTCTATTCTTTCCACTGCTACTGTCTCAGTTTCTGCACATTTGACTCTATTTCTTGTAAAGCTGTTCTCAATtacacatgttgttgttgttgttgtctttgcaACAATATTGTTCTGTGTTTCTCCGACAGTCTCATACGCCTTCAGTCTGGGAGTCCCTCTGGTGTTAGGATGCCACATGTGTTCCTCTGAGTCTCTAACAAGCTGCTGTCTGGTCTCGTGACTTTTTTGTAGCTTTGCAAATTGTGACGTTTGTGTTTGCAAACTGTCTCTATCTGCTCCAGTGTCTGTTTGAAGCAACATTTCTGCGTGCGGCCTCACACAAGGCGCTCTCAGGTTTGACAGTTTTTCCccagaaaagtgtgtgtgtttcttccaaATTGAATCGTCATGACGCTCCTTTAATACTTCGCCATTCAAGTGCTTCAAGTTTTCCCCTCCGTCGCAGCTTTCATCCTTCAGTGGATGATGAGGAACGAGACGCTCTCCTCTCTCAGTATCGTCACGTCTTCCTTCAGCCTTGACTTCTGAATGTGCGTCCTCGCCTTCGTCAGTTTCTTCAGGATGTCTGCGCACTTTGAAGAGAAAAAAATGAGGTTATTACTGACACACAGCGGAAGTCTGCAGATCTAGGCCCGGTTTCATTATCTTAGACTTAAAGGGACAAGGTCTGTGGATCATCTTGAGTGACCGGCTCATGGTTTCTAAAAAGACAtcgctgttgagtttttttaatgtattgttttagGACAAAAACTCACCCTTCTTGTACATGAGGAGGTAAGCTGTACAAGACCTCAAAGACTTATGTGCAGCCCCAAGTGGTGGTTTGACCTGTAGAATTGAAAAGAATGACAGTAAATGTTAAACTTTGAGTTATTTAACAGTGTGAGGATATGGAAAACTGGACTGCATATGGAAAAATGAGCCTCCTTACCCGGTTAACAATGTTGTCATTGAAGTGATACCACCTGTGAGTTTCAAAAGATTTGATCTCTGCAGTGTAATGGCCTCCTGTTAGATTACCAAAGTGGTGCACCAAAGCATAGAGGTCATAGTTGCAATTCTGCAAAGGAGGAAGAATTCAATAAAGTCATCACATTTAAGAAATCTAATTCATTTGCTGCTGAAATAAAGCAATGTATAAAACATACCTCCATGTGTAAAGTTTTGGGGACTTCCACGTTGCAGTGAAGCTTGACGTAACATCTGAGCTCGTAGTCGAAGCTGAATCTCTTCAGCAGGAGGGTCAAAACCTCGGGATAGTGTGTTATCTCACATCCCTAGAGCATGAAATGAGGTTTTATGTGTTGAAGCAAActataaaagagaaaattggATCTTAATAAATACTCACAAAGAATGCGTCTTGCTTTTCATTGCACCGGTTGCAGTACATCTTGTTGTCCCTGCAGACTTTTTCCCGCTTGAAGAACGCCTTCAACCCTTTATCCTGTAAACGTAATATAGCTATTCATCCTGCATGCATTCAAAAACACATAACTCTTGGTGtcattaaaaggaaaacatagTACCACGCTGTAGGTTTGACGACGCAAATCTTCCACCGCGAGTGGCAGAAGCCAAAAGAAGCCCCTGGAATCGTTCCTCTCTTTGCACTTGAGGCATGTTGTGATGTGATTCAGCTCTCCCTTGAATATCTAGACACAAAGATgtgaataatacataatatgtCATTAGGTATAGAAATCCTATCCTATACTGTTCCTACCTTAGCAGCCTCTGGACTGGTCAGACACAGGATCCTCTCAAAGTACTCGGCAGCATCACGTTGCTCATACACTGAAAGTATTTGAGTCAGTGTCAGGTTACAGGGTCTCAACACTCAAGCACCTACAGTGTGATGTCTCAAATCTAAATTTACCGTTTGTGATGCCCAGTTTCTTGATGACGTTATGCGTTTTGGCCACACTTTTCTGTAGTTTAGCGAACAGTGTTGCCAGCTGTCGGTCGATGTTTGTTGAATCCTTACTGCAGCATCTGTGGCACAGTGATCCGAACATGTgacttaaataaacatgtatccAGTGAAGCAAGATCATTTAATCTTATTTGGAACAACGCTCTGATTCTCTCCTAAATTTGCTTTCGACAAATCTTTCTTAAAGAAGTAGCTTGACATGTCGGGGCTACGGTAAATGAGAAGCTGGACGCAtcagcaggttagcttagcttagcacaaaggctGGAATAGGgggaagcagctagcctggctgtttgaagtttaaaaataaatctgcctaccagcacctcaaACTATTAAGACAAAACATATGTTGTTAGTTTAATCCGTGCTGCTAAGTGTATTTTGTAACCATTGGACAGCTATGCTAGCGGTTTCCTTCTGCGTCCacttgctaagctaagctaacaagctgcTAGCTCCAGCTACATATTATCATgcaaacatgagagtggtatgtAACTTCTCATAACTCTAAGCGAGAAAGcatcccaaaatgttaaactatacCCTTAATATTATGTAAAGtgctaaaaaacaacaacatttcttatgattttcatttgatctaacctgtataaaatatgaaaacaactAAAAATAAAGCCAAGATTACGAACCGCTTCACAGCCTCCTGGAAGTCTTCGGTCATGAAAAGCACCTGAAGCACGCTGTTCAGATAGCACGTCAGACCTGGACTGTTAAAACCATGGTAATCTAAAGACACAACAATGACATAAGACACATTACTGCCACGTTATCTTAAAACCCAAGACACATTAAAGCCCCATGCTTGAGTAGTTTCACGTCATGTCTCTTACCTGAGATGGTGAAGCTGTCGAGTTTCTCTCTGAACCTTTTAACAAGCTCATGATTCATACTGATGCCTTTCAAATGGGAGCGTTGACATTATTAGATTActgaagtttgtttttctggATGGATTCAGCCTGTTGAAGCACATGAGACACAGCAGAAGTTAAGAGACGGCAAGCAGGGACAACCTTAATGAATACAGTTTGGTATTTTAAAGTGTGACAGGTAGCAATGCACTCATTAGTGTCTAGTTTCAGAGGGCTTGGTATGTatttaacaatgttttgttggctaataaagtcattttattGCATTAAACTCTTTAAAGGGTGGATGGCTGTAGAAATCctttaaaaagattataataCTGGCAATATTAGGATAGCCCCACTTACATTTTGATTAAAGATTAACATTTTCCCATtgataatatgaaatattgcactttttactccacagTTATCTGTCAGTTATAGTTCAGCAATACTCAATCAGATTCAGACTTTAAATATGCTAACAAACCACGATCAGTTCATAAAATATtatgcattgttatagatttaAACTTGCAGTAGTATACAAAATAGTTCAAATTGGCTCCACATCCACTGTCTATAACGAGCAACTGTATTGTGTATAAAGTGCTACATTAATAAAGTTAAGTTTGTACCTCAACTTTAACTTGGAGTACTTTTATCCTGTCGTATTGCTACTCTCACTTCTTCTTTTGCATGGCAGCTATAGGATGCCCGTGAACGCAGCTGGTGTGTTTGAGTGTTATGGAAACCCATGCATCCTCTCAATCCTCCATTACAGAGCGCCTCCAAAagagtttttatttgatttctatGACAAAAGTGAGCTATATAAGACAATAATAAACGCATAATAAAGTGATAGCCACACGTACACGATAACTAATAAGGATCCAAAACAGACACGGTTTGGTTAGGTCGCAAAATGAGAGGGTAACACGAGAATACTCACCTCACTGTGACCAACCTGCTGCAATCTTCTTTCACTTTCGATTCCAGCGAGAGGTTGAAGGacaaaaaaagagggagggacacacacacacacacacactccacggGACCGAAATCATCCTGCAGAGTTGTGTAGCTCAAGtgttgctgttgtgttgtttgaaaataaaaaggataCAAGCTTATCCACCGAGGTAAGACATAACTTCCTCGTATAAATCCATCTGTTACCATACCGTACATGTATATTTGTGCAGTGAGAAATCAAATCTACCGAGGGAAAGTGTGAAAAAGAAATCTACAATTAGATGTGTAACATGAGCATGTTTTGAGTGTAAATGTCTCggtaattttatatattttatattaataaaacaatgtttaaagcTCTTTTCAAGCAGTGCAgagtttttattgtaaatacatttatggaATGGAAATTCCCTAAGTTCCTGTTCAGTGAGTCAGATACATGAGCTCAGTCAGCTGTTTGATCAAATATGTTGCTAGCCAAGAGGTGTGTCTTGTTGACAGCAGGAGTGtctccacttttacttttagttttagtctataaatccaccccccccccccagatcaTAACGATAGCAGGTCTTTAAACTGAGATAAAGTATtaatttaaatcacatttgtcAGTAATCATAGTACCAAACGTTTTTTCCACTTACAGGAGAATCATCATGAGCATTCGGGGACAGGAACAAGTGGAGAAGAAGTATGACCCACTGGATACCACCATGAAGTTTGTCAACAGGAAGGATGACTTGGATCCAATGtgtgaagatgatgatgactgTCTCAAAGCAGAGATGTCCTGCGGGCACGCCGTCACTCCTGATATTCTCACACAATGGTGTCGCAGACAGCTGGATGAAGTATGtcttgaaaacacattttctaatttaaGCAATCTGTGGGAAAGAGACAGTAGGTATACAAAGGCAGGAGATGATAATAGTATgtcatgtaaatgtttattatttcactGGCAAGACTCAGCAAATCTTAGCATGAGCACAGAAACCCCACCATGGCAGATCATTGGCTCAGACTATCAACTGCAACCAGTATTCTTATATGCTTACTCTGCCACCTACTGGCCAGTGCAAGACATTGTAACTCTGAAACAAAGAACTCAATATTTAAGTGTTGTATCACTTTAAACAAGAGTGAGCAGCAGTGGGTCTTTACCTGTTTCCTGTAATCCTAACActgcttcttctctttgttGATTTAAGGGTAATTACAAATTCAGATGCCCTGCACTGGTGGAGGGGAACAAAATGTGCAAGGAGCTGTGGTCGTACCAAGAGGTGCGCAGACTGGCTGATTTGTCTGTTGAGGAAATGCAGCACTTTGAGGAGACCATAGCTCTCTTGGCTGCTGCAGACTATTGTGAAATGCAGCTGGTAAGTAGCCCAGTGGTTTCTAGTTGTTTTGGATGTagcattatttacttttttatatataactgTTTCCCACATCAGTGCCCACAGTGCAAAACGAGTGTGGAGAGGAAGGATCTCTCCAACCTGTGTGTCCAGTGCTTCGTATGCAAAGCTGATCAGAAGAAGACCTACCAATTCTGCTGGCAGTGTCAGAGGGAGTGGAAAGGTCCAGGCCCTCGATCTGACCGCTGCGGCAATGACGACTGCATGAACAGGGACCTGCAGCTTCTGCAGACGTGTAAGATCATCAGCCTGCCCGCGGTGAAGGGGGTCACCGCCTGCCCCTCTGTCCGAGCCTGTCCTACATGCGGCATGAAGGTGGAACACAGCCGACAATACTGCAAAAATATCGACTGCCCGCGCTGCCACGTGGAGTTCTGTTTCGTCTGTCTGAAGGTGAAGAGTGAATGTTCCAGTTCACCATACAACATCTGTCCTGGTGGTGTGGCTGCCAGACAAACCTCTGTCCCTGTGTGgaagaggaaatgaaaataaagggCTCTGTCTGTTGGGTGGGGAACTAATGGATACAAGAAGCACCTGCACAGCACACCTTTAGGTTGTGCCCGTACAGTTTTTGTAAGGGTGATATAATGTGACCATCTGTaaatgctgaatatactaaattgaattgaaaatgagatatttaaagagtaaaaagaatatttttggaaatcaaatctttgtggtgtgtgtccattttgttttataaaggtgaaatatttttcaatgtttgattttgaagcAATGAGATTATAGTGAATTaacatgaatattattattattattattaccctgTCAAGtctcaaatgttgatttatacaAAAATGTGACAAGGAGAAGGATTGAAGACTGTAAGTAAGAGCAGAGACCAGAAGGGGGCGCCATTGTGTAGTTTTAAAGTGTGACGttcaaatgagtttaaagtaATGAGTTTACCACCTTCATAATCCCCGGATGTAGCGTCACAAGTTCAGTGTATTAAGTATTGTTGTACATCAGCAGTGCTGCAATGAAATACACCTTCTCTTCTTATTTTCTTACCTATTTATTAGGTACTGTACAGTTCTTTGGTACTATATCCATTGTTTTGCTACTTTATCTTTCCACATCTCTaagagggaaatgttgtacaTGTCACTCTACCTGTATTTGACAGCtaaagttacttttcagattggGATTTTACATAGGAATGTCCCAAAGCatggacattttaaattgaaattgtctatgtaattatttaaattgtgGAAAGAAAGAAGTTATTCCCATTTGGTGTGATTCAACACTTTATTACAGTCAAGGAGGGGGTATTTAAACGGTTAACATATGCAAAAATATTAAGACAATATCACAGATCTATACAATGTCAACAAATATTAATCATACCTTAAAGTTGAACAACTTTACTTACATCAATGATGaaaacacaatatgtcaacTCAGAATTATGTCCTCTGCCACACAGGTATGGAGGTCTGTCTCGGCGCTACGCCACTGGAGCAAAGTGTGTAAAATGATTCTATGTCTCTCTCATCCACGCACTCTTCAGTGCGCTTCAGGCACACAAAACAGAACTTCCACCTTACACCGGATACAGAAAACGTTTTTACATTGAGTTTTGTCATGCTCCACCAGCAAACCACAGGTGGGACAGGCACGGATGGAGGCACAGCCAGTGACCCCCTTCACATCCTGAAAGGTGATATCTGCGCAGGTCCTCAATATTTCCACTGGGTTTTGGCACTCATCATTTGCACAGCGGTCTGTACGGGGAGCCGGACCTTTCCATTTCTTCAAACACTGCCAGCAGAAGTTATAAGCGCGTCTTCTCTTGCCTGTGCACACTGGGCATTGGACACTC
This window harbors:
- the LOC115023804 gene encoding probable E3 ubiquitin-protein ligase ARI5; amino-acid sequence: MTTQGQDQKRYDPKDTTLKFVNRQDDLDPMPPEEGDETLRAEMSCGHAVTPESLTGWCRSLLDQGQYKFKCPALKDGTLKKCEKEWSYQEVRRLAVLQAEEMQYFEENMARLAASEYCDYKTCPGCKTYVEREDPTNLSVRCTVCVADKKTLYEFCWQCMKQWKGAAPRSDRCDNDGCINHDLELLKNCKTSVLQQVEGLKPCPSIRACPTCGQRVEHDKLGCKNIICPRCLVEFCFVCLKLTPKCLETSSYFIQCSDGVAPRQTSIPVWRRN
- the LOC115023802 gene encoding ubiquitin carboxyl-terminal hydrolase 47-like gives rise to the protein MNHELVKRFREKLDSFTISDYHGFNSPGLTCYLNSVLQVLFMTEDFQEAVKRCCSKDSTNIDRQLATLFAKLQKSVAKTHNVIKKLGITNVYEQRDAAEYFERILCLTSPEAAKIFKGELNHITTCLKCKERNDSRGFFWLLPLAVEDLRRQTYSVDKGLKAFFKREKVCRDNKMYCNRCNEKQDAFFGCEITHYPEVLTLLLKRFSFDYELRCYVKLHCNVEVPKTLHMENCNYDLYALVHHFGNLTGGHYTAEIKSFETHRWYHFNDNIVNRVKPPLGAAHKSLRSCTAYLLMYKKVRRHPEETDEGEDAHSEVKAEGRRDDTERGERLVPHHPLKDESCDGGENLKHLNGEVLKERHDDSIWKKHTHFSGEKLSNLRAPCVRPHAEMLLQTDTGADRDSLQTQTSQFAKLQKSHETRQQLVRDSEEHMWHPNTRGTPRLKAYETVGETQNNIVAKTTTTTTCVIENSFTRNRVKCAETETVAVERIEGKSKQREAALSARERDSDVKSFHVSSSSSPAYMTGHLQRPLSMREPIGRNNSPNLCRTSDSLKRDKEKKQHVVTADWSGKPATSQTVIKGGKTTSPRDRRKAAKSRDTREPWSIGPATELLRPTSGRYHPAF
- the LOC115023805 gene encoding uncharacterized protein LOC115023805, whose product is MSIRGQEQVEKKYDPLDTTMKFVNRKDDLDPMCEDDDDCLKAEMSCGHAVTPDILTQWCRRQLDEGNYKFRCPALVEGNKMCKELWSYQEVRRLADLSVEEMQHFEETIALLAAADYCEMQLCPQCKTSVERKDLSNLCVQCFVCKADQKKTYQFCWQCQREWKGPGPRSDRCGNDDCMNRDLQLLQTCKIISLPAVKGVTACPSVRACPTCGMKVEHSRQYCKNIDCPRCHVEFCFVCLKVKSECSSSPYNICPGGVAARQTSVPVWKRK